A genomic region of Actinomycetota bacterium contains the following coding sequences:
- a CDS encoding PadR family transcriptional regulator, which produces MPPRKPGTLLPIETEILDAALSMARAGDLAFHGFGLAQTMREQRGSRSLTAHGTLYKALGRLEEFGLLTSSWEDAATVEGRPRRRLYELTGKGATVAEATRSHPAPGRSPRPASEPA; this is translated from the coding sequence ATGCCGCCTCGCAAACCGGGAACCCTGCTTCCCATCGAAACCGAGATCCTCGACGCAGCGCTATCGATGGCCCGCGCCGGAGACCTGGCATTTCACGGATTCGGACTCGCCCAGACCATGCGGGAACAGCGCGGCTCCCGCTCGCTGACCGCCCATGGCACGCTCTACAAGGCCCTGGGGAGGCTGGAGGAGTTCGGTCTGTTGACGTCCAGCTGGGAGGACGCGGCAACGGTGGAAGGGCGGCCGCGCCGGCGGCTGTACGAGCTCACAGGCAAAGGTGCCACCGTGGCCGAGGCAACCCGGTCGCACCCCGCCCCGGGACGCAGTCCAAGACCCGCCTCCGAGCCGGCTTGA